The nucleotide sequence TTTCTCATCTGACTTTCGGTTGGTTacttaataaaaaaagaaggaaaggaaACTTTAATAAATTATGCAACATTCCTTTGCATTATATTTCACCAGAATAGACACTTTGATCTATTCTGTAGATTTTAAACAGAAGAATTACTTTGTTCCCATAATTTATTCTCCCTCAATTCGTGAAGAACTTATTGTTAGCCAGTAAAACATATTCTGCCATTTTttttgtgtatgtacatatgtatgtatgcgaCGAATAAGAGTTTCTGTCCTTGACGAAAGGAAAAGCGTTGTTGTGTTTCGAAGGGACGCAGTATAGAAGAgtggaaaaaaggaaaaagaaagaaaaaaaaggtgcAAATGGTGATGCGAACGCGAGGATATAAATATGCGACAGGGAATTACTTTTACGCGAATAAGTAACACGCACGTTGCCATTTGTTGTTATTATGAATGattattataactattattattttctctCGTCTTTCAGTCAATGTTAAACTATCGTTTTTGATTTATATTCTCTTTAGTTTTCTGGTACATCACAGTATATACACGGTTGGAGAAATGGttctttacataaaaataatttaaaagtagCACAACAATTTtggttttcaagaaaatttaatGTGTGTGCACTTGTCACACTTTCGACTTAAGCCAATCACATCATCATTAACATTTTTGAAATACTATGTTTATTTcttgttactttcattttacaaaatattttttgctaTCATCTATCGATTTTTACCACTTTTAGATAAAAACTGAATATCATAAAAAGAATCTGTAAATAAAGTCATTGAGAGATAGTTATAATTacttataaataatagaaactttcGCGTACTAACGATAAATTTTAGCAATGTCATTCATCATTACATTAATTGGCTCATATCGCattttcaatcaatttttatatacagaaTCATTTCCTATCAAGTTATATTTCGTCTGACCATGTATATACCTGTTGTACATTggcattttctttcaatttttgttttcaattCTTTGATCGTAACGCTGAATCAAAAGAATacgttaattttttttatgttgATGTGTGCACCATTCGATCTCAACACCAAATGCGCTTCTCGAATCCGTTTGTGGTACACGCATACTTTCACGctttattttcttctatttttttttcttttttatttcttttgaatATAACTGCCCGTGTTTTTATATTGGTTGCACTAAACATGCACTGAATGCAAGTTTCTCCTTTAATGCTTCATTTCCAAAAGCTGCTACGTATGTTCGAGaagaaatttcgagaatttgtatTCACTGCATCAATTGTACATCTGAAATTTTGTCGACTGTCCTACTGTAAAAtcccaataattttgttaaaatgttaTGTGTATATagtatgtatatacacatacatgtacatgtatatggaGGGTGCAATGTAATATGTGGGACCCATTTCAGAAATAGATTCAACGCTTAAAAACAGTTTCAAAAAAATGActtcatataaatatacattggCGTATGAAAGTATTCGAACAGCATTTACAGCTAAGCTAGAAcaggaaacaatttttatgttatgcGCTTTATGTTCAGTTAAAGaagattgaataaaatttactgCGTAACATTCTTGAAACATACTTGTAAACAGAGTTCGAATACTTTTGTAACTAATACTACCTCtcattataataaaaaagaaatgttaACTTATGTtaagtatatgtataaatggtgctttgtacagtagtaatttaTATCTATTTTAGCTGTGAATACCTTCATCTACCTGTACATGTTCAATTTAATCTTGTTTCTGAGTTACAGCGAGTTCTGTTTTAGAGAAACTTGTATTTACTTTCATAGAAGATAAAAGTTTTCAGTAAAATACATTTGGTATTAATATTTACAccttcatataagcatataaaatGTTCATCGTCCTTTAATTCCTTGAAAATCTTCAATTCATTAATGTACTCCAATCCCAAAACTAAGTGCATtacttttcattattattaaaagaTCAAACTCGTTATAAATCTGAAACAAGGTGAAATTAAACGTACATTTATATGAATCTTTATTTAAGTGCTGAATCCATCCATGAAACAAAGCTTAAATGTTACATCGTACCCTGTATACATAGTTAGCGCCTGAACATTTCTATCATTTATatggtaaaattattattatttttattattattatcgttattattattataattattattattacaatgagAAAAGTCTGTTGGTAGTGTGTTTTCAAGTTCTTGAAAACTGGAAAGCCCCAGgtcgaattttaatttcattgattaaTATCATCCTGTTGAGACGAGAAACGTCAGACACACAGGTATGATCTGCATCGTCTCGAATAGAACTATTTTTCTAGTTGCATTGTAGAGAATACGATTCTGCGGGTTGAgctgattgattttataaacgCGACACAGCGTAGACGAACCTTCACCACGTTTCCTAACGAATTATATATCATCAGttacgtcgtcgtcgtcgtcgtcggtcAAGCAATATATCAGTGTTGCTTCTTTGTTTTTGTAAAATAGAGACAATAAAGGATATCATTACAGAAAAGTAACCAGCAAATAATGCTACGGTGGGCACAATTGGACCGATCTGTATCTTTTTTGTTTTTcgttcttttaaaattttaaggaaaTGCGTGCTGCGAAGTTTTGAGATAATGAAAACAGGATTGCTTTAGAGATTTGTTTCAGATACGTTGTCGTTGTAATTAAACAAATGTAATGTTTTGTCTAAATGTGTAAAATCTTATTTATAAAGAGAAAAACTTTTTGAGTTGtgtaaaatgtaatttattttttgaaaaactCATTATCTGAAAACTTTTTACTTTgcctttttcttttaataattgttacatATAATTATCTACCATGTTTTCAATTATCCAATATTATTTCATTGCttagtattaaataatatagtTCACATTATAAGTTGTtcagaaaattatttgtttCTGTTATTGGTCCCTATTTATTGAGTATTTGCATTAGTCaatactattatatttttttggcaactttaatttcaaatttctattcctATTTTGCTAaactgaaaattataatttgagttAGTTTAAACATGAACATTTAgtataaaatttttagaattcattATAGATACTGGTACGAAAAAtttattgtgaaatttttgcACTTAAAAGGTGAACTTCAGAATGTTCAGTGTTGtgcaatgaaaatttgaatgcaGTTTATTCTATCAAGAAAGAAGACACAACCGGAAATTGATATTGAAGGTTTGTAATattcattttacattttatatacttACTTTGTACACTATTTTAATTCatgattgtttaaaatttaaaaaaattagaaatttataaatcataaaataaaatataataaattctgtGAAGATGCAATACTTCAATTTTGCTATATCTATGTATTATAGTTCACTATACATAGCAAAGGTAAATTCCTTTttagaatttatacatattttaatataggttTCAcctatttgaaatatatttgtaacattttaatttcaaaatatattttattaaaatctacATACTACGCATTATCTCCATCACTGACAAATCAAACGACCTGAAAGTGAGCATAGATTATTTTTACTATGTTAAACTttcttatatatattataattgttacaATAAACTTACTTGGAATTAACTTGATCACCTGGAATGTAGAATGGATTGCACACAGCATTAGAGTAAGCAgcatgtaattttttaaaagtcTGCAAAGAAAACATTTCCTTTTTGACATtgatcgataataatcataaGTTTAAATAATCCAAACTTAAGTACTATACCATTTTTACATCATTCTCTCTTGGTAatgtgttaaataattttaatactatgACAAACTTAATTTTTGTGTTTGTAGCATAACCATATCTGAAATTAAACAGAATGTTAATTGAAGGAATCCAATGAATCACATATAGTTATTTAACATGACTGTACCATTGAAACTGTTGAAATTTAAGCATTATTCAGACATGAATGACATGACCGTGAACATATTAAatacttataaaatatatttatatgttacaCGTACATTTTATATTCCTCAGTAGCATATAGTAATCCCAAATATAAGTCTCTTGTATCAATAGCTGTTTTATTCCCTACGTTCAACTTTTCTTCTATAATATCTATTGAAGTGTGAACTTTACAGTGAAATTGTAATGCTGACGACTCATCTGCACACCTAATATATTTTGGAGAATTCtgaaacaaatttccaaattttgtaaataaataacctTAACCTCAAAAAGTGTATACTTACATCTTTTCCAATTACTGCTACACAAACTGCCATTTTTATGAGTCTTATATGTTTGTAGTATTATCATCCATAAcaagatttaataaataaactaacACTTCAACCTATACTAGaggttataataaatatttggagATGCTGTTTGTATTCCATAACACATAAGTTAGAATGTCACTTTTGACAACTATAGTGACATGATGGACCATGTAAATAAATTCAACAGTttagttacaaaaatatttattttttaaataaagtattgCACAAATACATTAAAGTATATTACATTGTTCTAATAAGATACTAAAATGTTTTACAATATCTAATAAACTGATTGTTGAATTtgtaaacaaaatataaaagaaatagattcctaaaaaacaaatgaaataaaaatattttgtctgtacagatataaatatacaaattttgtataatttattttgatattatttttcataatatcGTTTCTTTAATGTTCGATATTTGCGTAACATATACAAAGCTTCCAGTTCTTTTATAACAAAGTTGCCGTGTGccaacattttttcaattttttccggATCACGTTCTGCCTTATTCTTTTCGAaagctttttttaaatttgttttgaaaaattcataacCTCTTGGATAGTCTCGTCCCATGTACAAAAGCTAAAAAATATTAGTTactaatagaaaataaaatttaaaacaaatgaaTAATTTCCCTTTATTTTATAACGCGTtgcattttgtataattattaatttgttacaaaataatattctcAGTACTGTAAACGATAAAACTGATttagcaaaataaaattgaaataatttcgtaccgttttatataaatgaataacTTTGGAACGTTGCGACATCGATTAAAATTGATCTTAATATCGATTAATCAGTAATTAAATCAATATATTATCAATTGTAGTATCGAACATGTAATTTTAAccacatataaaatattttgctgCCAACGTAAGATGTtctaatatatatatgtataaatgacTGTAATTATCGACGGTTCGTATCATTTAAAACGATGCTGTGCGTGCAAAAATGTGAGATAACAAAATGCTTTCAATTGTCTTTTATTTGTGTCTGTCCTGTAGAATATTATGTACGTTGTCAAGTATAATTTCAAGACAAGTCCATTGCCCCTCTctttacaatcataaaaataacGTTAATTGTCTTTTGAAAATGTGTTATCTCCCTACCCCAATTATTTTAGGAAAAACCAATCTATCTTTTAATTGACTACGTTTCCTGTTTAACGAATTACTGATCGCTATCTTTTTACAAGTTTGACTCATTGTAATTTAAGTAGAACGAGAAACATGTACAGGAGGTTCTAAAATAGAATTATCACCTTGaccatttttataattatgagactaataaaaaaatttatcatgtataaattaattaatatcaaaaagatcattgtatagttgtatcaATTATTTTGTAGATAAAATAACTTAGGAGATATGGAGCTCAtagtttttttaaatagaaattatatttttttttttgtataagtTACTTTGGATTAATTTGTGTACAAAAGTATTAGGATCAaatgataaatttgaaatttgagatttttataattttaagagtttggatatttaggaatttgaggtgaaaatttgggaatttagaaactaggaaatttgcagtcactgtttattataatatttataatattaatttttagagtGCTGAAATGTTGACAATATTATGTTAATTGCCTCAGGTCTTTATTGAATAGAGTTCTTTCAAATCTTTGTacctattatataaatattttattataatgacAAAAACAAGTCGTAGAAGTATGACAGGTTGTCTATAAATagattattcaaaatttgaaaagtcacAAATTCTGTTCTCAGTAAAACTTCCTTTACAATACTATTTTGCGctataattaatgaaatattaatctgTACATAAAGTACTAccgtttacaaaaattaataaacataaaaatgaaatctGATAATGTTTGAATAAACCGCTGAGTACAATCCAacctgtatatttttaaaacgactaatatagaaataaatacgTTGTCACGGaaacatatatacataaatatatcacAAACGAATCAAAAACATTGGACTTTATTCCGGTAAATCGTCGGTAGCTTTGTTATTTTATCAAGCGTCGTCGTGTATATAAGTTCGGGCATTTTAACGGAAGCATCGAGTTCATTTTATTGTTAGGTCATGTCTGTGTTCTGCGAAGTTTAGGTAGAAGGAAAACTTTTTCcttctattttaatattcgatCTTTTTGCAATTTAGTACTTGAGCAACTTTCCTCAAAGAGTGAGTAACTTATTGTAAGTGAAAAGTGAAATGCGactaattcaatttatttttaatcgtgTTTCTAATTCAAGTTTCtttgttttgaatttttatttcaaactgatatttcaataaatatacaaatatttaaaattaattgcttTTTTCTGaacattcataattttattttaaataaataaaatgtgtatAATTAGAATATGTtggtagaaatttattaatatcatcATTTTCGTActggttcaattttaatttaaatttttgggtttttataattatttcttttaaatatacttcaagttaaaattaataacgattttggtgaatatgtaaatatgtatgttaTCAATGTTAGTTCCCTTAGTATTAGAAATGGTGTAATCAATAGTAATGAGATTATAACACTATCGAAATGGCCAATTGTATGTATGAAACTAATAATGTTCTGATTATCTTTGTtacagaaacataaaaatgcaGATTTTTGCTTTAATAGTTTTTTTAGTAGCAATAGGtaagattatatttattatttttattatatattaaatggcAAAGTATATCATTGAATACTAATGTTTCTATAGGTACTTTTGGTATTGAGGCTATTCAATCTCCAACATTTAGTAATGCTTACACGGTAAAGGGAACTTTGTATATCCCATATGCCGAAATTCGTGAACCATTTTATGCATGGTACGATGCTGCAAGTGGATCTAGCAGAATTGATTACTATGGAGGTAATGTGTACTAAAAGTAGTCAACTTTTTAccaataacaatatttttaaagaaaacacTAAATTAATTCTGATTTAATTAGGAATGGTGAAAACTTATCAATTGTCGCACAAGGGATCTTAtggaaaaagtataaaaattgctccaatcactacagaaaatattttaaatgcagAAACATGTCTTGAAGTAAATGGTaccagggatttgaaaattgaacctCAGACTATTATTCCGGATACAACTGGAATGGAGGTAAAATAACGTTTtctcctttttattttttaaacttatttAATATTGCATTGTTATGCAAAATTATGTGTTTAGTGCATTGGTGAAGAGGTGGTTAATGGATTATTATGTGAAAAATGGAGGCTTGTAGAGACTGTTAAtgaaaaaacaaacaaatataCTCTTTGGATAAGATATAaggtaaattatattattattcgttATCATATAATTAGTCTTatatctttaattattttataatgaattataGAAATCTCCACGTGTACCACAATTTAAAGAACCAATTCCTGTAAGGTATGAAATGAAAGGTTTTAATAGCCTGTTAGGTTCTCACTACGATCATTATTATTTAGATTATGATTGGTTCTCTTCTGAGACACCTAGTTCAGAGGTGTTTGATATCGCGGAAAGTACGTACGATATTTTCCtatattaatgtaaattttatttagttacATTTTAACTAAGAAATATGTGTTTCAATAGATATGACATGTGTTAGTTTTCCTGGACCTGGAGATAAACATATATACACATTTAATCCCATACGCGAGTTCATTCATAATCATGACGCACATATGCACGAagcattcgaaaatttcaaaaaaactcATAACAAGGAGTACATAGATGAAATAGATGAATTAGCACGCAAAGAAGTCTTCAGACAAAATTTAAGGtatgtattacatatttatatattacaaatatttaaaacttatCTTCATTCAAAACATTTACAGATTTATTCACTCAACCAACCGAGCTGTTAAAAGTTATCAGTTAGATGTTAACCATTTGGTGGATCGTACCGAATTAGAATTAAAGGCATTGCGTGGTAAACAATATACTAAAGGTTACAATGGAGGAGCACCTTTCCCCTACAATGCTGATGAAGAAGTGAAAAAAGTTCCAGATTCTCTAGATTGGAGACTCTATGGTGCTGTTACTCCAGTTAAAGGTTTGTATCCGGATTTATTCAACAAATAGTGGACTTGAAATTAAGTAGCAGTGTCTGTTAATTAAATAGATCAATCCGTTTGTGGCTCTTGTTGGAGTTTTGGCACAACAGGTGCTGTCGAGGGTGCTTATTACATGAAATATGGTAAATTAGTACGCTTGTCTCAACaggtaaagaaataaaaaatgtgactacaattaataatgtaaatacaaaatattttaacactcTTTCGTGATTGTAGGCTCTTATTGATTGTTCATGGGGTTTTGGAAATAATGGCTGTGATGGTGGTGAAGATTTCCGATCGTATCAATGGATCATGAAACATGGAGGTCTTCCCGCAGAAGATGAGTATGGTGGTTATCTTGGTcaggtaataaatatattttagtataattgtggttattgTAAACGTGTATGAGATTAATACGTATCGTATTTTTCATTCTAGGATGGTTATTGTCATGCAAATAACGTTACAAAGGTAGCTAAGATTACGGGCTTCGTAAATGTTACACCGGGTGATCCTAATGCTTTGAAAGTAGCCATCGCAAAACATGGACCCATTTCAGTTGCAATCGATGCTGCTCATAAAACATTTTCATTCTATTCCCATGGTGTATACTATGATGAATCCTGTGgtaagtaaatttaatatttatttcttaccATTGTATAATGCTTTTACTGTaaacataaattttgtttttcaaagGTAACACGGAGGAATCATTAGATCACGCAGTTTTGGCTGTCGGTTATGGTAAATTAAATGGAAAGGATTATTGGCTGGTTAAAAACTCCTGGTCAAATTACTGGGGTAATGATGGTTACATTCTGATGTCTCAAGAAAAGAACAATTGTGGAGTGTTAACAGCCCCCACATATGTTACTATGTAAGGAAGAacaaataatacattatatttttgttttttactTTAAACGTATATAAATAAGTTatgaaaataaagttatatatttttttttaaatgcaataataataaatgttgaaCACCATTTTCTGGGTACATACAGAGAC is from Megachile rotundata isolate GNS110a chromosome 2, iyMegRotu1, whole genome shotgun sequence and encodes:
- the LOC100876918 gene encoding trafficking protein particle complex subunit 2-like protein encodes the protein MSQRSKVIHLYKTLLYMGRDYPRGYEFFKTNLKKAFEKNKAERDPEKIEKMLAHGNFVIKELEALLIKMAVCVAVIGKDNSPKYIRCADESSALQFHCKVHTSIDIIEEKLNVGNKTAIDTRDLYLGLLYATEEYKIYGYATNTKIKFVIVLKLFNTLPRENDVKMTFKKLHAAYSNAVCNPFYIPGDQVNSKSFDLSVMEIMRSM
- the 26-29-p gene encoding C1 family peptidase 26-29-p — translated: MQIFALIVFLVAIGTFGIEAIQSPTFSNAYTVKGTLYIPYAEIREPFYAWYDAASGSSRIDYYGGMVKTYQLSHKGSYGKSIKIAPITTENILNAETCLEVNGTRDLKIEPQTIIPDTTGMECIGEEVVNGLLCEKWRLVETVNEKTNKYTLWIRYKKSPRVPQFKEPIPVRYEMKGFNSLLGSHYDHYYLDYDWFSSETPSSEVFDIAENMTCVSFPGPGDKHIYTFNPIREFIHNHDAHMHEAFENFKKTHNKEYIDEIDELARKEVFRQNLRFIHSTNRAVKSYQLDVNHLVDRTELELKALRGKQYTKGYNGGAPFPYNADEEVKKVPDSLDWRLYGAVTPVKDQSVCGSCWSFGTTGAVEGAYYMKYGKLVRLSQQALIDCSWGFGNNGCDGGEDFRSYQWIMKHGGLPAEDEYGGYLGQDGYCHANNVTKVAKITGFVNVTPGDPNALKVAIAKHGPISVAIDAAHKTFSFYSHGVYYDESCGNTEESLDHAVLAVGYGKLNGKDYWLVKNSWSNYWGNDGYILMSQEKNNCGVLTAPTYVTM